In Carboxydocella sporoproducens DSM 16521, a single window of DNA contains:
- the sdaAA gene encoding L-serine ammonia-lyase, iron-sulfur-dependent, subunit alpha, giving the protein MFSYNKVQELVDAAETKGQKLWEVILEDQVHVLGRTRAEIWNEMEQRLEVMREALARGLNGDNLSVSGLSGRDAGKVKRALAAGRLLGGPVLDGAIMKALAVAEVNAAMGRIVAAPTAGSCGILPAVLFTAADVLGSSREEQVAALITASGIGMVIARIAGVSGAAGGCQAECGSASAMAAAAAVEMAGGSPAQAAHACAIALKNILGLVCDPVAGLVEVPCIKRNAAGAANALVAIDLALAGVKSVIPVDEVISAMYQVGQALPASLKETALGGLAATPTGCRLARELRKGGEE; this is encoded by the coding sequence ATGTTCAGCTACAACAAGGTTCAGGAATTGGTGGACGCAGCGGAAACCAAAGGGCAGAAGCTGTGGGAGGTTATTCTTGAGGACCAGGTTCATGTCCTGGGCCGAACCAGGGCAGAGATCTGGAATGAAATGGAACAGCGGTTGGAAGTGATGCGGGAAGCCCTTGCACGGGGCTTGAATGGGGACAACCTCTCTGTCAGCGGTCTGAGCGGCCGGGATGCCGGCAAGGTGAAAAGGGCGCTGGCAGCAGGGCGCCTGCTGGGGGGACCGGTGCTGGATGGGGCCATTATGAAAGCTCTGGCGGTGGCTGAGGTGAATGCGGCCATGGGCCGGATTGTGGCCGCACCGACTGCCGGATCCTGCGGGATTTTGCCGGCGGTGCTGTTCACTGCCGCCGATGTGCTGGGTTCGAGCCGAGAGGAGCAAGTGGCAGCTCTGATTACCGCTTCCGGTATCGGCATGGTCATCGCTCGCATCGCCGGCGTATCAGGGGCTGCGGGGGGCTGTCAGGCCGAATGCGGCAGCGCCTCGGCCATGGCAGCAGCAGCGGCAGTGGAGATGGCGGGAGGTTCACCAGCCCAGGCCGCCCACGCCTGTGCCATCGCTCTCAAGAATATCCTCGGTCTGGTCTGCGACCCGGTGGCCGGGCTGGTGGAAGTTCCTTGCATAAAGCGCAATGCTGCCGGTGCAGCCAACGCCCTGGTGGCCATCGATCTGGCTCTGGCTGGGGTTAAGAGCGTTATCCCGGTCGATGAAGTGATTTCGGCTATGTACCAGGTAGGACAGGCCCTGCCGGCTAGCCTCAAGGAAACAGCTTTAGGCGGTCTGGCGGCCACTCCTACCGGCTGCCGGCTGGCCCGGGAGCTAAGAAAAGGGGGAGAAGAATGA